The Polyangium aurulentum genomic interval GGCATCGGCAACTCGGGGACGCGCGTATGGCGGCTCATGGGGGCGAAGTGGTCCAGTCCGTGGAGGGCAAAGTGGAGCTTACACGTGGACCGCTCCGGCGCTACACCCTCTTTCAAGGAGAAACTTCATGACTGCACGCATCGCCTACCAAGAAGCCGCCCCGAAGGCCTTTCGCGCACTCCTCGGCCTCGCGCAGCACGTGCGCACCGCCGGCCTCGACCCCACGCTGGTCGAGCTCGTGAATCTGCGCGTCTCCCAGATGAACGGCTGCGCATTCTGCATCGACATGCATACGAAGGAGCTCCGCGCCGCCGGGGAGACGGAGCAGCGGCTCTACCTCCTGTCGGCTTACCGGGAAGCGCCATTCTACTCCGATCGCGAGCGCGCCGCGCTCGCGTGGGCCGAGGCCGTGACCGAGCTCGGCAAGGACGGCGTGCCGGACGCGATCTACGAGGAGGCGCGGCGCCATTTCGGGGAATCGGAGCTCGTCGAGCTGACGGTGGCGGTGATCCACATCAACGCGTGGAATCGCATGAACGTCGCATTCCGGATGCCCGCAGGCACCTACACGCCGAGGGCCAAGTGACGGCTCCAGACCGCGCCCAGCGATTTCGTGCGCTCCATGCAGAGGGCCATCTCCTCGTCCTGACGAACGTCTGGGATGCGGCCTCGGCGCGCGTCGTGGAGGCCGCGGGCGCCGAGGCGATCGCAACGAGCAGCGCCGCCCTCGCCTGGGCGCACGGATACGCGGACGGCGAGCACCTCCCGCTCGACGTGCTCGTCACGGCCGTGCGCGAGATCGCTGCAATCGTGTCGGTTCCGGTCACGGTCGATCTCGAGCGCGGCTATGCAGACGAGCCCGCCGCGGTGGTCGAGGCGGTGGCGAGGGTGGCGGATGCGGGTGCCGTGGGCGTGAACCTCGAAGACCGATGCGGACCGCCCGACGTCCTCGCGCAAAAGATCCGCGCGTGCAAGCGCGAGGCGAGGCTCGCGGACGTGTTCATCAATGCGCGCATCGACGTGTTCATGGGCCGCGGGACGCAAGACAGCGCGCTCGACGAGGCGCTCGCGCGCGGGCGTGCCTACGCGGACGCGGGCGCGGACGGCCTGTTCGTTCCGAAGGTCACCGCACCCGCCGCAATCGAGGCCCTCGCGCGCGCCACACCGCTGCCGCTCAACGTCATGGCCGTGCCGGGACTGCCGAGGGTCGGCGAGCTCGGGGCTCACGGGGTCCGGCGCCTGAGCGTCGGGCCGTGGCTGGCCCTCGCGGCGCTCAGCGCGACGCGCCGGGCCTGCGTAGACCTGCTCGAGCGCGGCTCGTACGAAAGGCTCTTCGACGCCGATCTCACCTTCCCGGCGCTGAATGAGCTGCTCGCGAGATGATGCACTTCGTACGAGGTTCCCGGCTCCCGCGGACCCGGCGGGGACGCCCGGCCCTTCCGCGGTCCGGCTCTATTTCCTCACGCGTCGTCATGGCCGCTTCCTCCATGCTCCAGTGTTCCCAGCGATGGCCGTGACCGGCTCGTGGTCCTCGGGCCGAAGCGACGGACGATCAGCGCGTGAATTGGATGATCGGGCGGAGCGCGATGTTCCGTGGTTCTCCTCTCGTTGATACCCGCGCGGGTGCTACTCCGATCATCGCCCGAGCGACGCCCCAGAGGCAAGGCCGCGATCAGGGCCCGGAGGCGTGGTACCAGGTCGCGCTCGCGTCGATGTCTCGCGGGTCGACGCTGGGATCGCCATGGCTGTCCTGCACCTGCTCGAAGGTCATCGCCGACGGCGTCGTCGCGAAAATGGTGCCGGTGAGCGCTGTCTTGTACCAGGTGACCCGCGTGAGATTGTCGTTCGCGTCCTGCTCGATGAGCATTCCGATGTACGCGTTGCTGTCGTCGGGGTCGACGGCCTTGAAAAGCCGCTTCTGCGCCCCGGTGGGCACGTAGGTCCCCTGCGTCCAGCCGCTCGTGCCGATGACCTGCGAAATGGAGACGACCGGGCCCCAGCCCGTGCTCGGGAGGAGGAAATCGGTGATCTCCTCGGCCGTCAGCTCCTTCTGCGACGCCTCCATGGCGAGCGGGCCATTCCTCTCCACCGACATGGGCGCCATCGACCAGTATTCGGTGTGCGAGGCATAGAGCGAGCCGGAGGGATCGACGTCGTTCGTGGTCACGAGCCGGATCAGCGACCCGTCCAGCGAAATGAATTCGATCATCGATATACCGGCGTCGATTGGAACTTGCAGCTTCACGGATTCGCGAGCGGGGGGCGCTTCCTGGGACGCGACGGTTGCATGCGCCGCGGTGGCCATGGCCATGAGGGCAACGGTCACGGTGGCGTATCGGATGTTTCTTCGCATGATGCTCCTCGATTCCACGGAACGAGACCGCGGGACCTGGCGAGGTATCAAGAAGGATGCCAATCGGCCGACCTATCGCGTGGACGGGCCGGCATCCTCGGGGCTTGTCGTCGGCGTACCCAGAGGACGCGGCCCGCGTACCCGGGGAACGCGGACGTTTCCCCTCGAGAGCCCCCCCATGCCGGCTATCCCGCGGCAAAAAGTCGTCGGAAAGAGTCGCTGGACGCGGGTGGGTCGTCCCGTCATCATGCGCCGCCATGCGCGACAGGCCAAATCGAACCCCGCTCACCCCCGCCGCTCGCAGCGAGCTCGCGGCCGATGCTGCCCGCCTCCAGAAATGCTTCGAGCACGTGCGCGCGCACGCTCGCGGGGAGGTCGAAGGCCTGTTCGGGCCGGGCTCGATCTCATGGCGCATCTGGCGCGAAGGCCCGTGGGTCACCTCGTCGATGGCGATGTTGTTGCTCGAGATCGCCCATCCAGGCGTCGGGGCCGGCGTGGTGCAGAACAGCAACTTCCAGAGCGACGTGATCGGACGGGCGCGAAGGACGTTCGCCTCGACCGCCTCCTGGGTCTTTGGCGATCTGCAGACCGCCATCACGACCAGCTACAAGATCCACAAGCTCCACGCACGCGTGCGCGGGACCATTCCGGCCGAGGTCAGCCAGCGGCTCGCCGGACAGCCCTACCGCGCCAATGACACACAGCTCCTCTACTGGGTCCATGCCACCCTCGTGGATAGCGTCGTGAGGATGTACGAGTATTTCGTGGAGCCGCTCTCCGCTGCGGAGCTCGAGCGCTACCATGAAGAGTCGAACCTGCTGGCGATCCTGATGGGCGTACCCCCCGACGAGGTGCCGGCCACCTGGGCGGACTTCCGTGCCTACATGGACCGCATGCTCAACGGTGATACGCTCGAGGTCGGCCCGGCGGTCCGCAAGGTCGCTCATTCTCTCTTCAACACCTCGATCACGCGTGGTCCGCTCGACGAGGCGCTGACCCTCGGGCTGCTCCCGCCGCACCTGCGCGAGGCCTTCGGCTTGCCCTGGGGATCTCGCTGGCAACGAGCGCACGATTCGCTCTTCGCGGCGATGCGCGCAGGCCGGCGAGCGCTCCCCGCGTCGCTGGTTTACCTTCCCGGATACCATCAGGGATGCCTGCGTGTGGCCGTGGCCCGGGGCGAACCCCTGCCCTGGAATGCGCGGCTCGTCAACGGGCTGGACCACTGGGTGGACCTGCCGTGGAGCCTCAAGCCCGTTCCCATTCCGGACGTGGACGAGGATATCTAGAATCGTCGTCGACCGTCATTCATGCAACGCGCTTGGTAGAAGGGAGAGGGATATGCGGGTATTGCTGACGGGAGTGGGGACGCGCGGCGACGTGCAACCCGTCGTGGCCTTGGCCGCCGAAATGCGGCGTCGGGGACACGACGTGAAGCTGTGCGTTCCGCCGAACTTCATCGACTGGGTGAGCGGCATGGGCTTCACGGCGACTCCGATCGGCATCGCGATGCGTCCGCCGAGCGGTGCCGCCGCCGCGCAGGCCTCCATACCGACGCCGGAGCAGATCCGCGCGCTGGTCGAGTACCTCGTGCGAGATCAATTCGACGCGACCGCGTCGGCCGCAGAAGGATGCGACGTGATCGTGGCCGGCGGAGCGCACCAGTATGCCGCACGGTCCATCGCGGAACGGCTGGGCATCCCGTCCAGGGTCGCCGTGTACGCGCCGGTGGCCCTGCCGTCGCCGGATCATGCGCCCGACGGGGAGCCCGGGGGCGATTCGGAAGAAAACCTCCGACGCTGGCAGGGCGAATCACGGAGCTGGAACGAGCGCATTCTCGAGCGGCTCGACGACAATCGGAAGCGACTGGGCCTGGGCCCGCTGAGCGATGCCCTCGGCCATATCCTGGGCGAGAATCCGTGGCTCGCCGCGGACCGGGTCCTGGCGCCGCTGCCGGCGACGCCCGGCCTGCAGGTCACGCAGACGGGAGCCTGGATTCTCCCCGACCAGACGCCGCTCGAACCCGCCCTCGAAGCATTTCTCGCCGCCAGCGATCCGCCCGTCTACGTCGGTTTCGGCAGCATGCCTGCGGACCAGCAGACCGGCCGCATCGTCATCGAGGCCGCGCGCGCTGCGGGGCGCCGCGTCGTCCTGTCGCAGGGGTGGGCCGAGCTCGGTCTGGGCGACGACGCCGCCGACTGCATCGCAATCGGCGACGTCAACCAGCAGGCGCTATTCCCGAGGGTCGCCGCGGTGGTGCACCACGGCGGGGCGGGTACGACCACGACCGCGGCGCGCGCGGGCGTCCCACAGGTGATCGTCCCGATGTTCTCCGATCAGCCCTATTGGGCCTCGCGCGTCCGGGCGCTCGGGATCGGGACGTCCGTGGCGCGTGGAGCACTGAGCGCGGAGTCCTTCCAGGCCGCGCTGGGGAATGCCCTCGATCGCGGGGTCGCTGCTCGCGCGGCCGCGCTCGCCAGCACCGTGGCGGTGGATGGCACGGCCGTCGCTGCCGACCTCATCGAGCGGGCTTCCGCGTAAAACCTCGGGCGGCGCATCGGGCACGCGAGATTGGGTGGACCGCCCGGGCACGCGGTCGTCGATCAGCGCGGAGCGAGCCCGAACCAGTGCGTGACGAGCTCGTCGAGCGACCCGTATTTCCACCAGAACTCGAAGCGCTTCTCGCAGCCGAGGACGCGCACCCGATCGCCGTCGAGCACGAGGACGTGCTCCTGGCTTCCCGGAATGTACGTGAGCTCGATTGCGGGTTTGTCCGCGAGCCCGGGCTCGGGCAGGTTTTCGAGGAAATAGGCGAGGACCTCCTCGGTCGACACGTCCTCTCCGCTCGGCGGCGGCGCGTCGTCGTCGTCGTCGCGGGGAGGCGGCTCGGCCCACGCCGCGAGGATGTCGCGCACGGTGCACACGGCGAGCTCCGACGTGCCGGGCCGCAGGATCCCGAACCACGACGCGTCGAATGCGAGCCACTCGAGGAGCTCGGACGGCGGAATGCTCCCATCCGGGAGCCGAAGCGCCGCGACGCGTTCGGGCGGAAGCGGTAACGGGGGGAGGTCCTCGCCCTGCACTTTCAACGTCGTTTCCTTTGCCCGAAGCTTCGCGATGGTGTCGGAGAGCGCCATGCGGCGACTGTAGCGCGACGCGAGCGCTTCGTCGCGCGGGACGACGGCTCATAGCGTGAAGGCCCGGGAGATGGATTTTGTCGCTGACATTGAAATAGCTCCCTGCGCAGCCATGCTCGCGCTACGCCGGCCGAGCCGTCGAGCCGGAACCGTATCGCTCGCAATCGTGTCCGCACCATCGCCCTTGTGAGCTCCGGTATTTGCGGTAATCTGATTGCTCCCGACATCGAGCGCCAGCGCGTCGTGCGCCGCCCGGTCGAAAAATCCAATGCAACAGAGGAGTCGCCATGCAAGAAGCCCACGATGATCGACCTCGTACGCCCCACCGCCGCTCACCGCGAGCGCGCGCCCTGTTCGTGGCGCTCGCGACCGTGACCCTCGTCGGCTGCGGCGTCGACTCCGATCCGCTCGACCGAGGCGCGCCCGATGTCGTCGGCGAGCAGGGCCTCCCCGCCACCGTCACCGCGATTCCGCCGTATACGTCACTTTACTGGCTCCTCGAAAACCAGCTCGACGAGACGCGCCCCGAGACGGTATTCGACATCGACATCTTCGACGCCGCTCCTGCCGGCTCCTACCTCGACGAGCCCGACGGCACGCGCATCAATCTCCCGGCAGGCCCGAACGCCGGCGCCGTCACGCGCCTGAAGGCGGCCGGCAAGACGGTCATCTGTTATTTCGACACCGGGGCGTGGGAATCCTACCGCCCGGACGCGGCGAAGTTCCCGAAGGCGGTGATCGGCAATTCGACGGGCTGGTCGGGCGAGAAATGGCTCGACATCCGCAAGGCGTCGTGGTCGAAGTTCGAGGGTATCATCCTCGCCCGCATGGACCTCGCCGTGCGCATGGGCTGCGACGGCGTGGAGGGCGACCAGAACAACCCCCTGGGCAACAACCCCGGCTTCGCGATCACGCTCGCCGACGAGGCCGCGTGGTATCTGGAGATGGCCCAGCAGCTACACGCGCGCGGCTTGCGCGCGGTCATGAAGAATGGAATCGAGGTGCTCGATCATCCGACCTACGGTCCCCAGGCGGTCGCCGCGCACGAGGCGGCGCTCAACGAGGAGTGCCACCAGTACGACGAATGCTACGTCCACGACCCGTTCGTCGCCGCCGGCAAGGTCGTGTGGAACGTCGAATACGTCACCAGCCCCGCGACGTTTTGCCCGCTCGACAACGCGAGCAATTTCGACGGCTACTTCTCGCACGACCCGCCCGACGGCACGATCTGGACAGCCTGCCGTTGAGGCCCCCGGCACGTCGTGTGCCTCAGAATGGGTCATCCCCCGAGGGGAAGTTATCGAAGTCGATTTCCCCGCGGTCCGGGGGGCGCTTGTACACGTGCGGCTCCTGCGCTCCCCGGCTCGTCCACGGTGACAGGATGCCCTCCCGAAGCAACGCCTCGAAGCGCTCGGGCCGGCAGAAGATCCAGTTTGGCTCGTCGGCCTCGGACCCGATTTGAAACGGTCCGCAAAAACGCTCGCTGTGGCCTTTCTCGAGGGCCGCGTTGGCGGCTGCGCAGAGCATCACGCAAAGCCGCTCGCGTGCCTCTTCCTCGTCGGTATCGGGGCGGTCGAGGTCTTTTCTCGCAGCAGCGAGGATCTTCCGCTTCGGGAAGGCTCGGCGCACGCGAGCAACGCGCTCGAGCAGCTCGACCATCTCGTCCACGCCGACCTCCGGGTCGTCGTGCCACCACATCGATGGGAAGCAAACCTGATCGCGCAAGAATCGCTCGACGAGGTGCGCGTGCGGATCCCAGAACGGCGCGCCCTCGGCGACGAGGGACGCGAGCACCTCGCGCACGTGAACGTCCGAATCCGTGGGGAAACCTTCGACCCCTGCGCGCCGGAACCTCGCGAGCTCGGTGCGAAGTCGCTCGACGTCCTCCGGCGTGGGCTCGAGCTCCCGGACGAGCGTGGCCACATTGCAGGCGACTCCGTGTCGCTTGCCGGGCTGCACCTCCGCGAGCACCTTGCCTCCGTGCCCTTCGTCAATCAACCGCCGTACGCCTGCCGTGATGCGCGTCGCGGGCACGATGTAACTTGGTATGCCGGCGCCGAGGAGCTCGACCTCCTGGGGTCCGGTCTGTTTTCCGAGAACCACGACGTGGGTGGGCATCGATGATGCCGCCAGCTTGCCATGACGCCTCCCGCAGCACCAGCCCGTCGAACGGGCGTGAGGCCACAGCGGTGCGCGGGCGCGCGAGCGTCGAGCGACCTCGCGCGTCCGGAAATCAGCTCACGGCGACGAGCTCAGGGCCCGGACGTCGCCTTCTGAAGGCTCTTCAGGGACGAAAGCAGCGATTCCGAAGCAGGCTTCTTCCAGGTGACGTCCAGGATCCCGTACGTCTCCTCGGCGCCGAAGACCCGCGTGGTGCCGCGCGCCTGCGTGCCGTTGATGGACCAGTATGCCCAGTCCATGTCTCCCTCGCCGAGATACGTGCGGATCCCGGAGAACCAGAATCCCTGCCCCGTCGCGTCGGTCACGCATGTGTCGGCGGTATGACACGTGCCGAATTCGCCGAGCAGCACGGGCGCGGTATAAGGTTTCCCCTGTGCGATGATGTATCCCCATTTCGCGCCGAGCTCCGTCTTGAGCTGCTGATAATCGGTCACGCCCGAGTGAAACCAGGCGTAATCATGGGCCGAATAAACCAGCCGGTTCGGCACCGCGAGCGTGATCGGCAACGTGTAGGGCCCCGCGAGGTCCGAGCCATAGTTCAGCCCCTCCACGACGATGAGCAGGTTCGGGTTCTCCTCGAGGACCGCATTACCGCCACGCGTGGCCGCGGAATGCCAATCGGTGGCGAGGTCGCCGCCTCCCCAGACGGGCGTGACCCCGAGCGCAGGTCGGGGCTCGTTGCGCAGATCCGCCGCCACGACCGCCGGCTGCCCGGCATAACGTTTCGCGAGCGTGCGCCAATGCTGGAGCCAGGTGGCCTCCGGATACTTCGCGGTGTACCAGAGCCCATTCCCGTCCATCTCGCTGCAGCACCAATCGGCGTCGCTCACGTGGTTGTCGAGGATGACAACGAGGCCCTCGTATGCGAGCGCGTCGATCACCGCATCGAAGACCTGGAGGGCGGTCTTGCCCTGGAGCGACGGGTTGGCGCTGACGACCTTGTCGGCGACGACGGGGTCGAGCGCGACCATCTCGTTCGACCAGGGGAGCCGGACGGTGTTGAATCCATGTTCGCGGATCTGCCGAGCGATATCGCGAATGTCCGCCAGCTCGAGGCCCGCGGGGACGTAGTCCATTTCCTCGGCGCCGTACCAATTCACCGCAGCGATCTTGAAGCGGGCGCCGGTGGCGTCGAGGATCCAGCGGCCCTCGCTGCGGAGCGGCAGCGGAGGGAGCTCCGCGCCAGGAGAGCCACCGCCGCCGCCGCTTCCGCCGCCGCCGGTTCCGCTGCCGCCGGTTCCGCCGCCTCCACCGCCGCTCCCAGCGCCGCCGGCGCCGCCCGCGTTGTCCGTGCCCGTGCTGCTTGGATTGTTGTTCCCTGCCGCGCATGCCGCCACGTTCATGACCAGCAGGCCGGTCCCGGCCCAAATGCGCAAGGATCTCAATGACATTTCATGCTCCTTTGAAGGATGCCGTCATCGTGCGTGCCGCCTCGCTGGCTTCACGTACGGATGGAAGCACCCTCTCGCGCGTCGAGGCCGAGCGCAAGAGCCAGCGTTCGTGCCGTTTGTGATCCGCGGCGAGCACCGCCTTTGCCTTGGCCTTGAAGGGAAGCGCGCGCGATTCGTTGAAGCGAATCAGGTTCTTGTCGCTGCAGAGCGCGATCACCTGCTCGAGAGCGCGTTTACGCTGTTCGCGCTACGGCGTCTCCCACCCGAGCAAGAACCCTGGATCTTCGTCCTTCGGCCGGAGCTCCGTCGCGCGTTCGAGCCATCACACGCGGACCGCCGAAGACAAAAAAAGAGAGCGCTCGCTCAACGGTGGGGGGGGACCGGAGCAAGCGCTCTGCTCAATGTATCAGCAAGCCCTGGGCCAGCCCGGTCCCATCGAGGTTCCGCGAGGTTACGCTCGCGATGGGGGGTCGGGCTTGCGATTCTGAAAGGAAGGCGCGTTGCGCGTTCGGCGTGCGCCCGGGAGGACGGCAGCGTCCCTGTGCCTGGAAGAAGCCGCCCCGCGGGACCCGTCTGGTGGTCGCCGCGATGGTGGTCGGAGTGTCGCTCGGTACGCTCCGCGCGACGTGCCTACGGCTTGGTATAGCTCACCGCCAGGCTGTACTGGCCCGACGCGTATCCCCGCACCAGGACGTACGCTTTGGTTTGTCCTGCGGGCACGGTGAGGCTGCACGTCTCGTTCGGGCCGGTCTTGTACGGGCGGCAGTTCCACTGGTTCTTGGTGGGCGCGGCGCCGAAGCGCACGTAGAGGTCCGGGTCGCCATTGCCGGTCATCTTCACCTCGAACGTGGTCCCCGCGAGGACGTCGAAGGGGCCCTCGTCGACATTCTGACCTTTCCCCACGCTGCCGCTGAGATTCTCCGTGGTGGGCGTGCCGCCGCCGGGATCGCCGGGATCACCAGGATCGCCGGGGTCGCCGCCAGGATCGCCGGGATTGCCAGGATTGGCGCCGGGCGAGCCGTAGAGCAGGACGGCGCCTTGCTTGTCCTTCGAGGTCAGGTTCAGGGTCTTGTCCCCCGTGCCGCCGCACTGGGGGTAATGCATGACCGACGCGGAGTCGTAGGAGGTGAGCTCACGCCACTGGTTGTCCTCGAAGCATTGACCGGCTTCGGGCCGGGTGTGCTCGTGCCGGAAGCCGAGGGTGTGGCCGAGCTCGTGCCGCAGGATGCCGGTGAGGGAGGTCGACCCATTCGACTGGAACGCGTCATTGTCGATGCGCACGTTGCGCGAGGAGCGCGAGTTGCCCGGGAAGAAGGCGCGGGCGAGATACTGCCCGCCGGAGTTGACCGGACCCACGTCGAAGAGGACATTGTTGTTGTTCGCGGTGCAATTGCCGTCCTCGGCACTCACGTGGGTGTAATTGACGTTGGCTGCCGCCTCCCACGCGCTCGTGGCGCTGGCCATGGCCTGGACGGCCGCGTTATAGCGCGATCCGAATCCCGTGCTCACGCAGTAGGTGAGCTCGAGCTTCTGCGTGTCGTTCCACTTGGCGTCCGCGCTCCCGGAGCGGTGGACGATGAGGGCGCCCTGCTGCACGTACGTCTCGTAAAACTCCTCGAGCAGCTTGATGTCGTCCACGGGCGTATCGCCGTCGACGATGTAGATGCCCGTATCGGGCTCGCGGTACGTCTGCGCCTCGAACTCTGCGAAGGTGAGCTGCTGCGTGTCGGCGACGCGCTCGAGAGCCGGCTCGCCGGCGCAGCCCGCGCCGAGCGCGGCCGTGGCAAGGGCGAGGCACGCCCCGGTGCGGGTGATGTACCCGTTGTTCGTCAACGTATTGGCGCTCATTGAATGCCTCCTCGCACCGCCTCGCGGCGATCGACAGGGTGTGACCGTAAAGGGTGACGCACTGAAACCAGCCGAGAGCCTTTATGTCAACTCCATTCGCAATTTTATTTGAACATCGACGTTCCTTGCGGCGCATAATGACATCGCAATGGAACAATCGGCCCTGGTCTGGAGTGTTGTGGATCGTGGCACGCGAATACCGGCCCGGCGGAGCGTTCCCCGCTCTGCAGGTCCTTCGCGATCGCGACCGTTGGTTTGTAACGGAGCGCGGTTGACTGCCGCACGGAAAGCGTGTTAGGCGTCGCTACGGGCAGTCCATGGAAGAGCGGTCTCTCTCGTCTCCTGTCGGACGCTGGTCGATTCACGAAGTGATCGACGCAGCTCTCCTCGTCCTTTTGACGGCCGTTGGGTTTCTTCATCCCGAGAGCCCAGGGACCTGGTTCTCGAGCCTCGCCTTCGCTTTCGTCGTCCTCGCGGGGCCCGTGCTCGCGGGCGCGGCGATCGTGACGCTGCTGTCGCGCCGCTTCGGGGGGAGGATCCAGGGGCCGCGCGCCA includes:
- a CDS encoding endo alpha-1,4 polygalactosaminidase codes for the protein MQEAHDDRPRTPHRRSPRARALFVALATVTLVGCGVDSDPLDRGAPDVVGEQGLPATVTAIPPYTSLYWLLENQLDETRPETVFDIDIFDAAPAGSYLDEPDGTRINLPAGPNAGAVTRLKAAGKTVICYFDTGAWESYRPDAAKFPKAVIGNSTGWSGEKWLDIRKASWSKFEGIILARMDLAVRMGCDGVEGDQNNPLGNNPGFAITLADEAAWYLEMAQQLHARGLRAVMKNGIEVLDHPTYGPQAVAAHEAALNEECHQYDECYVHDPFVAAGKVVWNVEYVTSPATFCPLDNASNFDGYFSHDPPDGTIWTACR
- a CDS encoding glycosyltransferase encodes the protein MRVLLTGVGTRGDVQPVVALAAEMRRRGHDVKLCVPPNFIDWVSGMGFTATPIGIAMRPPSGAAAAQASIPTPEQIRALVEYLVRDQFDATASAAEGCDVIVAGGAHQYAARSIAERLGIPSRVAVYAPVALPSPDHAPDGEPGGDSEENLRRWQGESRSWNERILERLDDNRKRLGLGPLSDALGHILGENPWLAADRVLAPLPATPGLQVTQTGAWILPDQTPLEPALEAFLAASDPPVYVGFGSMPADQQTGRIVIEAARAAGRRVVLSQGWAELGLGDDAADCIAIGDVNQQALFPRVAAVVHHGGAGTTTTAARAGVPQVIVPMFSDQPYWASRVRALGIGTSVARGALSAESFQAALGNALDRGVAARAAALASTVAVDGTAVAADLIERASA
- a CDS encoding M57 family metalloprotease → MSANTLTNNGYITRTGACLALATAALGAGCAGEPALERVADTQQLTFAEFEAQTYREPDTGIYIVDGDTPVDDIKLLEEFYETYVQQGALIVHRSGSADAKWNDTQKLELTYCVSTGFGSRYNAAVQAMASATSAWEAAANVNYTHVSAEDGNCTANNNNVLFDVGPVNSGGQYLARAFFPGNSRSSRNVRIDNDAFQSNGSTSLTGILRHELGHTLGFRHEHTRPEAGQCFEDNQWRELTSYDSASVMHYPQCGGTGDKTLNLTSKDKQGAVLLYGSPGANPGNPGDPGGDPGDPGDPGDPGGGTPTTENLSGSVGKGQNVDEGPFDVLAGTTFEVKMTGNGDPDLYVRFGAAPTKNQWNCRPYKTGPNETCSLTVPAGQTKAYVLVRGYASGQYSLAVSYTKP
- a CDS encoding carboxymuconolactone decarboxylase family protein, encoding MTARIAYQEAAPKAFRALLGLAQHVRTAGLDPTLVELVNLRVSQMNGCAFCIDMHTKELRAAGETEQRLYLLSAYREAPFYSDRERAALAWAEAVTELGKDGVPDAIYEEARRHFGESELVELTVAVIHINAWNRMNVAFRMPAGTYTPRAK
- a CDS encoding glycoside hydrolase family 5 protein, with translation MSLRSLRIWAGTGLLVMNVAACAAGNNNPSSTGTDNAGGAGGAGSGGGGGGTGGSGTGGGGSGGGGGSPGAELPPLPLRSEGRWILDATGARFKIAAVNWYGAEEMDYVPAGLELADIRDIARQIREHGFNTVRLPWSNEMVALDPVVADKVVSANPSLQGKTALQVFDAVIDALAYEGLVVILDNHVSDADWCCSEMDGNGLWYTAKYPEATWLQHWRTLAKRYAGQPAVVAADLRNEPRPALGVTPVWGGGDLATDWHSAATRGGNAVLEENPNLLIVVEGLNYGSDLAGPYTLPITLAVPNRLVYSAHDYAWFHSGVTDYQQLKTELGAKWGYIIAQGKPYTAPVLLGEFGTCHTADTCVTDATGQGFWFSGIRTYLGEGDMDWAYWSINGTQARGTTRVFGAEETYGILDVTWKKPASESLLSSLKSLQKATSGP
- a CDS encoding isocitrate lyase/PEP mutase family protein, translating into MTAPDRAQRFRALHAEGHLLVLTNVWDAASARVVEAAGAEAIATSSAALAWAHGYADGEHLPLDVLVTAVREIAAIVSVPVTVDLERGYADEPAAVVEAVARVADAGAVGVNLEDRCGPPDVLAQKIRACKREARLADVFINARIDVFMGRGTQDSALDEALARGRAYADAGADGLFVPKVTAPAAIEALARATPLPLNVMAVPGLPRVGELGAHGVRRLSVGPWLALAALSATRRACVDLLERGSYERLFDADLTFPALNELLAR
- a CDS encoding oxygenase MpaB family protein, which codes for MRDRPNRTPLTPAARSELAADAARLQKCFEHVRAHARGEVEGLFGPGSISWRIWREGPWVTSSMAMLLLEIAHPGVGAGVVQNSNFQSDVIGRARRTFASTASWVFGDLQTAITTSYKIHKLHARVRGTIPAEVSQRLAGQPYRANDTQLLYWVHATLVDSVVRMYEYFVEPLSAAELERYHEESNLLAILMGVPPDEVPATWADFRAYMDRMLNGDTLEVGPAVRKVAHSLFNTSITRGPLDEALTLGLLPPHLREAFGLPWGSRWQRAHDSLFAAMRAGRRALPASLVYLPGYHQGCLRVAVARGEPLPWNARLVNGLDHWVDLPWSLKPVPIPDVDEDI